From Peptoanaerobacter stomatis, one genomic window encodes:
- the dtd gene encoding D-aminoacyl-tRNA deacylase, with protein MRALVQRSLKSSVSIKTDGEYKLKESIEKGFVVLLGVCDTDTDDDLNKLVDKISKLRVFEDENGKMNLSIADYNGEILLISQFTLYANCKHGNRPSFIEAGKPEYANEMYEKFASKLKENGIVVKTGIFGADMLVNIENHGPVTIMLDSDELLKK; from the coding sequence ATGAGAGCATTGGTGCAAAGATCTCTTAAATCAAGCGTATCAATAAAAACAGACGGAGAATATAAACTCAAAGAAAGTATAGAAAAAGGTTTCGTCGTATTACTCGGCGTATGTGACACAGATACTGATGATGATTTGAACAAACTTGTTGACAAAATATCCAAACTCAGAGTATTTGAGGATGAAAACGGCAAAATGAATTTATCTATAGCTGATTACAATGGAGAAATACTTCTCATATCTCAATTCACTCTATACGCAAACTGCAAACACGGCAACAGACCGAGCTTTATAGAGGCAGGAAAACCAGAATATGCCAACGAAATGTATGAAAAATTTGCATCTAAGCTGAAAGAAAATGGCATAGTAGTCAAAACCGGCATCTTCGGCGCAGATATGCTCGTAAATATAGAAAATCATGGTCCAGTAACTATAAT